From a single Apium graveolens cultivar Ventura chromosome 2, ASM990537v1, whole genome shotgun sequence genomic region:
- the LOC141707766 gene encoding transcription termination factor MTEF18, mitochondrial-like, translated as MIHFKNHLLRSDLKWVFFNFAKTNFESSKIAFWASGSCQIVKNPRFYGKRKSDRNEDVPLIKVSRGRRKEAQTALLEYLHSTRSMQFRDAENMSMNSPRFLENILKKFTNDENIGKSITRFLRYHPINEFEPFFESIGLSPSEYSSFLPRNVFFLNDDKLLLENYYVLCNYGIVRNKIGKIYKEATEVFRHDCEILQAKLKSFEELGFDKSTVSDIVVSNPYLLLDNIHRDFLIAVEKLKTLDIECGWIEEHMLKGDTYNWRHVYELLCLLRKMGCSKMQLREILSQASRLIFECSGRTATSLISFILKFGVTSSQIIDMFLHFPQSDLGIYARNMRQSYHFLVESELNGQEIGKIMRTHPLLLGSCNLKKVDSLLVCLNIGKARLREIITKDPQVLKSWVMGSRVKPLNIQKESPQKQKAKFLLDLGYIENSPEMKKAFKAFRGKAGELQERFNYLVDAGFDRKDLLEMLKLAPQILNMSKNMLEMKIDFLVNGLGHPVSSLIAFPAYVSYTIQRVNLRFSMYNWLVAEGTAEPNLALSTIIACSDMAFIKQYVEQHPEGLEMWDKFKKDIYSD; from the coding sequence ATGATACATTTCAAGAATCATTTATTAAGGTCTGATCTCAAATGGGTTTTCTTTAATTTTGCTAAAACCAACTTTGAATCATCAAAGATTGCTTTTTGGGCATCTGGGTCATGCCAGATTGTTAAAAACCCTAGGTTTTATGGTAAGAGAAAAAGTGATAGAAATGAGGATGTTCCATTGATTAAAGTAAGTAGGGGTCGAAGAAAAGAGGCGCAGACTGCATTGTTAGAATATTTGCATTCGACTAGGAGTATGCAGTTTAGGGATGCTGAAAATATGAGTATGAATTCTCCGCGGTTTCTTGAAAATATTTTGAAGAAATTTACTAATGACGAGAATATTGGAAAGTCAATAACTCGATTTTTAAGGTACCATCCGATTAATGAGTTTGAACCCTTTTTTGAGAGTATTGGTTTGAGTCCTAGCGAGTATTCTTCATTTTTGCCACGCAATGTGTTTTTCTTGAATGATGATAAGTTGTTGCTAGAGAATTACTATGTTTTGTGTAATTATGGTATTGTCCGGAATAAGATAGGGAAGATATATAAAGAGGCTACGGAGGTGTTTCGGCATGATTGTGAGATTTTGCAAGCAAAGCTAAAATCTTTTGAAGAATTGGGGTTTGATAAGTCTACAGTTAGTGACATTGTTGTTTCAAATCCGTATCTTTTGTTGGACAATATTCATAGGGATTTCTTGATAGCTGTAGAAAAGTTGAAAACTCTGGACATCGAGTGTGGTTGGATTGAGGAACATATGTTAAAGGGAGATACATACAATTGGAGACATGTGTATGAGCTTTTGTGCTTATTACGTAAGATGGGTTGCAGTAAGATGCAATTGCGAGAAATTTTGAGTCAGGCTTCACGACTTATTTTTGAGTGTTCCGGAAGAACAGCTACTTCCCTAATTAGTTTCATACTAAAATTTGGAGTCACCTCTAGTCAGATAATTGATATGTTTCTGCACTTCCCACAAAGTGACCTTGGCATTTATGCACGGAATATGAGACAATCCTATCATTTTCTTGTTGAATCCGAGTTGAATGGTCAGGAGATCGGGAAAATAATGCGTACACACCCTTTATTGCTTGGTTCATGTAATTTAAAAAAGGTTGACAGCTTGTTGGTGTgtttgaatattggtaaagcacGACTTCGTGAAATCATCACCAAGGACCCACAAGTTCTGAAAAGTTGGGTTATGGGATCAAGAGTGAAACCATTAAATATACAGAAAGAGAGTCCACAAAAACAGAAGGCTAAGTTCTTGTTGGACCTAGGATATATTGAGAATTCGCCTGAAATGAAAAAAGCTTTTAAGGCTTTTAGAGGCAAAGCCGGAGAACTTCAGGAGAGATTCAATTATTTGGTCGATGCCGGTTTTGACCGTAAGGATCTACTAGAAATGCTCAAACTAGCTCCTCAAATTCTGAATATGTCCAAGAATATGCTTGAAATGAAGATTGATTTTCTTGTAAATGGTTTAGGACATCCAGTATCTTCATTAATAGCATTTCCAGCCTATGTATCATATACAATACAACGAGTCAATCTTAGATTTTCAATGTATAATTGGCTCGTTGCAGAGGGAACAGCGGAACCCAATCTAGCTTTAAGTACCATCATTGCATGCTCAGATATGGCATTCATAAAGCAGTATGTAGAGCAACATCCTGAAGGTCTTGAAATGTGGGATAAGTTTAAGAAAGATATTTATTCTGACTGA